The genomic DNA aaaaataattaaaacatAAATTTAAGAACTATTTTGGTGCTTAGTCCTACCAATTTGGTAATATTCGATACGTTTCTTTAGGCAAGGTATTTCCACCATTACATTTCTCATGATGGACGGTTCTTATCTTTACCAACCATTCTAAAATATGTGGTACCATTCAAACGAATTCGTAACATATGAATGAATGATGATACGAGACTACAGTTAGTTTGCGTTAACCGCTTACTAATCGACTTTTGTTCTGACCCTTAACACATTCAACCCGCTACTTAGAGCCAGTTTGGCAGAGTTCGACTCCTTtgaaaacggctccggctctggCTCCTCACGTGGAGTGGCTTATCTGGTGGAGCTGAAGCCCTTTTGGAAaaccgtttggcaaaacggctcttCCGTGTAGTTTAAAATGGTCAGATAAGATGAAATAACCATAAtaccctttcctttttcttttctatttttcttttcttccttccttctttcttttctcttccttcaTTGTCCGCCTCCCACCGCCGGCTCAACCCCAGCCCCCGCCTCCCAGTGTCCCActgccggctcgccgccgcctcccgcggctAGCCCCCACCTCCCGCTGTTCGCCTCCTGGCCGTCTCCACCCCCGTCTCCTGGTCGTCTCCACCTCTTGCCACCTCCCGCCCGTCTCCACCCCCGCCGGCCTGCCCCCACCTCCCGCCATCCCCGTCGGCTGCCTCATCCTTCCTCCAATCCGCCGGTCCACTCCAACCTCATCTACTCCGGCCCGCCGCCTACGAGGAGTGGGCGTCGTGCGGCTTCGGTCCTTGACgcgccgcgccctcgccgccacGTTGTGGCCCCGACGTGCCGCCCTACTCCGGCCCCATGGTGCAATCCTCATCGCCATGTTgttgctccgccgccgctggtgccCACCGCGCGCTCCGCCGCCATCGCTGCTCCTCACCATCGTACGCCGCCGCTGGTGCCTAGCTGCTGCATCTGCTCCTGCTAGTGCCTGGTCCCTTGGCCACCGCGCACGCCATTGGGGTTTGGTGGGTCGGGACGCTGCTGGCATGTGGGGGTGAAAAATAGTTGAACTCTTTAGGCATTTTGGTACAATTAATGTGGTGGGGGGAGGGTGGAAGGAGGAGCCACTGGAACTAGTATTTTTGGCTCCGTGGTCCGGGTTCATTTTCAGGAATAGCTCCACAAGTGCTTCAACATCGAAGCCGTTTTCTTTTTtgtgtttggcatggctcctcCAGAAGCCAGAGCTGGAGCCGTTAGGAGAGCTCTACCAAAGGAGCCCTTAAAATTCACCGAGAGAGCTTAACCCTGCTTACACATGTGGGCCCGCCTGTGTTCTGGGCCCGCAAGTCATGGATGGAAGCCAGGAGCCCGTGTGGTGCAGGTACCCGAAGGGGATCCCGTACATGATTTTTACTTGAATCGTCGTCTACCTTGAACCACACTAGTACAGCGTAGGCTacagagaagaggagagagaaaaagaggaGGGATCGCAGCCACCCGCGGATCTTGCAGCCCTTTGGCGGCGCCCACCCGCGCTACATAAGGTGACACCACCCCCCACACCCCCACACCGGGCGTCACAGCCGCACTCGCACACAGTCAGCCACCGCTCGAGCACCCGCAGGGGCGCGCGTGTGAGCAGAGAGCAGAGCACAGCACATCAAGGGAAGGAAAAGCCATGGGCGAGGTGAGCGAGGACGACGGTGCTCTTCGTGCTCCCGCCGGCGTCACCAAAGGCGGGGTTTTGATGGATTTCGTGCTGCTTTGCACTTGCAGGAGGccaagaaggaggaggtggagaagcccaaggaggcggcgccggcggaggagaagCCGAAGGAAgcagcgccggcggaggagaagCCCAAGGACGCCGCACCGGCGGAGGAGAAGTccaaggaaggcggcggcggcggggaggagaagaaggaggaggcgccgccgccgccgcccccgccgccggaggaggtcGAGATGCGGGTCTACATGCACTGCGAGGGATGCGCCAGGAAGGTCAAGAAGATCCTCAGGCGCTTCGACGGTAATGCCGCcatgcccggccggccggccgtatCTCTGTTATCTCCTCCTCCCTTTGCTCGACCGTCGAGCATCCCATTCTCGAGAGGGTTTTTAGAGTTTGCTTTGGAAGTCTGCTAATCTTTTTTCTTGATTTCTGAATAAGATGCTTGActgctgttgttttcttttggctGTGGGAAGGAGGCTAATCTGTATGCTCATCAGTGTCTTTAAAAGGCATGCTGGGATTGAGATTTCAGAatattctctctctttttttgaacaaaaagaaaaacagagctCCAGATTTGGGATGGTTTAAAGGCTATTCTTAGAAGAATTGCTGTGGTTCATGCCTTCATGGTAGGATTTGAAGGGGTGGTAGGTGGGCTGCGATTTAATTAATCAGATTCACCTAATCAATCAGTTAGATCTTTCGTTTTCAACTGTTGCAATTGCACATGAATCCAGTTGATTAATGCTGAGGAGAATGGCTGACTAGAGATCTGAGTGACTTTAACCTCCAGAAAAGGTTGGTAGATTCCAAGAGAATGACAGCCTTGGGCGCATGTCATTCAGAGCCCAAAAAGTGAAGTTGATTCCTCAGTCGCCTTCAAATTCTCAAATGTTCCAAGGATGATGCATATTCCCCATGTACCTTGTAGTTGCTATCAAAGGGAACCTAAGATTCTGTAGCTCATGGAATCATCCTTCATGACATCTGAAATGGAAATTCTGTGGGTTGGTACTGCAGGAGTGGAGGACGTGATTGCTGACTCAAAGGCACACAAGGTGGTGGTGAAGGGGAAgaaggccgccgccgacccgaTGAAGGTGGTGGAGCGCGTCCAGAAGAAGACCGGGCGCAAGGTGGAGCTCCTCTCGCCGATCCCGCCTCCgccggaggagaagaaggaagaggagaagaaggaggagccCGAGCCACCCAAGCCGGAGGAAAAGAAGGAGGTGAATGAGACAATTCTCATATGAACATCTTGCTAATTAAGCTCTTCCTGCATTGGCCCTTGCTGTTCCACATTGCAGTGTTTCTTATGCTAATTTTCTTGCATCAGAGGCTGATGTAtgtttccttctcttcttttttggtGTTGAAGCCACCGGTGATCGCCGTGGTGCTGAAGGTGCACATGCACTGTGAGGCCTGCGCTGAGGGGATCAGGAAGAGGATCCTCAAGATGAAAGGTGCTTACTAGTAACTGGCTGCAATCGGATTTCCAGTCCCTTTCATGCTATCCATATCGTCTTCATTCATGTCCTATGTAGTTCACTAGGCTTCGTGGATGCCATTAGCTTTGAAGATTCAGATGGCCAAATCCAGTCGTTTTCTCATGAAACGATTTGAAACAAAACTCTTCAAGTGAATAAAACAAAGTTTCTACAGACAAGAACAACTCCTCCACCCACCTGTCTGACTTAAAAATCAACAAGATTGTTAGGCTTGTCAAAAAATTTACTACTTGCTCTGAatgacagattttttttttattcctgGTTGTGCAGGAGTGCAATCTGCAGAGCCAGACCTGAAGGCATCCGAGGTGACAGTGAAGGGTGTGTTCGAGGAGGCCAAACTGGCCGAGTACGTGTACAAGCGCACCGGCAAGCACGCCGCCATAATCAAGTGCGAGCCTGTCCCTCCGCCGGAGAGCGCTGGCGGCGACGACAAGgccaaggaggagaagaaggcagaaggtggcggcgaggagaagaaggatgacggcaaggaggagaagaaggaaggcaaagaaggtggcggtgaggagaagaaggacgagaaggagaaggagaaggaaagcGGTGAAACTGCTGCCGGCGACGAGAAGGATAAGGCTGACAAAGAGAAGGATGCCGCTGCCATCGCCGCGGCTAGCCTGTACATGCACTACCCACGGTTCCCATTCCCCGCTGGGTACTACCCGCCACCCCCACTACCGCCGCCCGGGTATGTCTACCAGCCAGCCTACCCGCCGCCGTCATACGCCGCGCACCACCAGACGATGGCTCCGCAGATCTTCAGCGACGAGAACCCGAATGCCTGCTCCGTCATGTAAAAAAGGTAGAACCGTGGGGGTCTAGagcaaaaaaaataagaagcGGGGGATGGAAAGGAAGAGCTGCATAATTTGGAGGTTGTCTTTGCAAAAAATGCCCTTGAGCAAAGCAAATGGCAACTTGAAGAAAAGTACCAGGCTTTTTGAGGGGTTAGatttccatttctttttttctctcttcttttcttttttgtaattttaaccctttttttttcaccTTTCTGGTATAAAGTAAGTCTGGTCAGTTTATGGATGCTATCTTTATGTAGAATTTTGCCTTGTACTGCCTCAGCTTCAGACTTCTATAAAAACTGTACTATACTATAACAATTTACCTTGGTTCCCTCTTTTTAGGCTTcacttttttttaacctttttctCTAGGAGCAAAATAACTGATTCAGCAACTTTACTTTAGGAATCTGAATTTTTATCGCGGTGAATGATGTGAAGGTTCTAGAGGCGACAGGGGAGGGGGGGCAAGTGCTTAGCATGTGCATACGGGGCATGTGAATGTGATGGGTCCATGTTGCGTGGCCCAAAATCCGAGGTGGATTGCTGCTTCAATTTTGATGCTCCTCGCTTTTTTCACACTGCCCTACTGCAGGTGCAGAGCAGTACTCCTGGAACTCCAGTGGTAGCTAGAGCCTTGGAGTTTGCTCTGAATGTGAGGATTCTTTCCCATCATCATTGCAACGTCAACCCTCCAGTGGTGGCTACCACTCTCAAGTCTCAAGAGCTGTGGCTCTAATGATGGATCGatccatttcttcttttttgttctTCTATTTTTATTACGTAATTTCAACCCTTTTTTCACCTTTTCGTCATAAAGTAAGTCTAGATTTGTCATTTCATGGATGCTATATCTTTATGTAGATCTTGCCTTGTGTTGCCTCACCTTTCAGACTTAACTGTATTATACTGTAAGTATTTACCTTGGCGCCCTGGCCTCATTTGTTTATTTTACCCCTTCTGACTTTTTTACTAGAGGCTGCACCACATTCATTTGCAGTTTTGCACTTTATCTGTAATATTGATGTATTTGCAGTTACTTCTATATTGTGCTATTTCTCTGTCATACTCTGCTTGATGTTATGAGTCCAAACATCTATACTGGCTTTCAGCTTAATGGACTGGGTTCAAGTCACCAGATCCGTTTTAGCATTCCACAAGCACCGGGTAAACAGATCTTCTCTTCCAATTTTCATTGTTTTCTGTGCTTCACCTCCACATTTTGAGTAACCTTCGtcgaaggggaaaaaaacactTTACATCATATAATGCATTTCATTGCAGCCTGGAAAAAAACATTTTTGACTGCCCGCTTGATCATCTTCTTATGAACCGATGAGGAGCTTTTAACTGTGAGCAACAGGTATGAATTCAGATGTACGAACTTGTTCCAGTTAGGTGTGTGCAAGGGTCATTATAGCTCACGTTCATCTTTGAAAGAAAACATGAATATTAATGTAACCAGAGGGGCCTAAATAAAACATAGCAATTTTTGTTGGCTGCACTAGTAAGATTCCCGTTTCCACATAGCTAGTAATTAAACTGTTCAAAACAAGGCAGTGCAATTCATCTGAACATATTTAAGTTAAAAAaaccaatggtgcatcacaaattcacaattaCTGAAGACTCGGGTGTCAGGCTCTAACTTTAGGAGTGTTGGTCTCAGAGTTGTACTGCCTACTTACTATTGATGCCTGGGTATCGTATAATCATTGGTTTAATTGAACATTTGAGATAGTGCCACAGGGTTGCAGCAGAAAGTGAGAAACACAGGGCAGGATAGGATTCCTGGCTGATATATGATATGCTGTGCAAATATGCATTATTATTTCCAGGCGTTGTAGGCACTGAGATGATGTGGATGAGGACCAAATTATTAAAGAAGATTAAAAATTTCAATGTACTTAGATCATATGGCTGGTCTCCAAATGTCCATATATCATCATCTTTAGCTGTACAAAATTTCTGAAGCAAACATAAGGAATTCAGAACTGAATTTTGTACCCTCCTAACTGGCCAAACTAATAGTTTTAGTTTCAGATGAAAAAGGTTTACGGTTCTCCTTTAGGGAACCGTAATCTTGATGTTTGGAGGGGAACTTGGAACTATAGCAGGCTCGCGGCTGGTAGATGCTGCAGTATCGGGAAACGAACGAGGCCCATATCGCGCGCTCAGTTACCTGGGCCGCAGAAAAGGAAGCGGCCCACGGGCGCGGCTGCCTGTCGTCGAAGGCGCCGAATCTGCGACTATCACCTAATAAGCGTGTCCTCGAAGTAGAAATCACTTGCCATGGGCCGCGTGTCGGTCCAATTAAATTGGACTGCTTCAACGTGGTTGCGATGGGCCGCGTGTCGGTCCAATTAATTAGACTGCTTCAACGTGGTTTGTTGCTTCCTTATATTGTTCCAGTGTTAGAGGTTGATTGTCGCTGAGccggtgcatgcatgcaagaagAGACAAAACTGCTAATGTCATGCCACATGCAAAACAGTttgaaatttaaaaaatataaatattaaacCGAGCATTAAAATTAAATTCTGATTGCACAATTAGATttttgacaacaaaagcttcgTAACAAGAATCCACTTGACTATAATTGGACGAActtttttattcatattttttaattaaggttgtATATTTATGTGAGATATATACACGTAGAACAAATTCTACAAACTCACGAAATAAAATAATCATACGCATCGAACAAAATATATGAACTCAAAGAACAAAAACGTATACCcttaaaataaattatacaaactcaAAAACAATTATAACTGGTACATGCTTGGAATGCAATGGAGGACGAAATTGATAACATCACCCCCACGTGCAAAGAAAGtttgaataaaaaaaaatctataga from Setaria italica strain Yugu1 chromosome VII, Setaria_italica_v2.0, whole genome shotgun sequence includes the following:
- the LOC101774533 gene encoding heavy metal-associated isoprenylated plant protein 7, with amino-acid sequence MGEEAKKEEVEKPKEAAPAEEKPKEAAPAEEKPKDAAPAEEKSKEGGGGGEEKKEEAPPPPPPPPEEVEMRVYMHCEGCARKVKKILRRFDGVEDVIADSKAHKVVVKGKKAAADPMKVVERVQKKTGRKVELLSPIPPPPEEKKEEEKKEEPEPPKPEEKKEPPVIAVVLKVHMHCEACAEGIRKRILKMKGVQSAEPDLKASEVTVKGVFEEAKLAEYVYKRTGKHAAIIKCEPVPPPESAGGDDKAKEEKKAEGGGEEKKDDGKEEKKEGKEGGGEEKKDEKEKEKESGETAAGDEKDKADKEKDAAAIAAASLYMHYPRFPFPAGYYPPPPLPPPGYVYQPAYPPPSYAAHHQTMAPQIFSDENPNACSVM